In Spirochaetota bacterium, a single genomic region encodes these proteins:
- the lgt gene encoding prolipoprotein diacylglyceryl transferase yields MYPILFQYKFITIGGYGVMLAIGIYLAYILFERELIVRDINPDLAYKILLVAIPAGIIGSKVFHILDHMDEFLADPAGTVFSGAGLSIYGGLLFALFFGYFIIKRSNEPVLKILDIAAPCIAIGYGFGRIGCHIAGDGCYGIETSGILGVAYPNGIVPTSYTVYPTPLFESFFSFIVAILLLQLRKKELSQGTLFFIYLILNGVPRFFVEFIRRNPIVFGGLTQAQLIALGLIIAGIAGIVIVNHKKLRNA; encoded by the coding sequence ATGTATCCAATACTATTCCAGTATAAATTTATTACCATAGGCGGATATGGAGTAATGCTAGCGATTGGCATCTATCTGGCTTACATATTATTTGAACGGGAACTTATAGTACGTGACATCAATCCTGATTTAGCATATAAAATCTTACTGGTAGCAATACCTGCAGGTATTATTGGCTCAAAAGTATTTCATATACTGGATCATATGGATGAATTTTTAGCTGACCCTGCAGGCACTGTGTTTTCCGGTGCAGGGCTTTCTATTTATGGTGGATTACTGTTTGCACTGTTCTTTGGATATTTCATTATAAAGCGAAGCAATGAACCTGTTTTGAAAATTCTTGATATTGCAGCACCATGCATTGCCATAGGTTATGGTTTTGGAAGAATAGGATGCCATATTGCCGGCGACGGTTGTTACGGTATTGAAACATCCGGCATACTTGGCGTTGCTTATCCCAATGGGATCGTCCCCACATCGTATACAGTGTACCCTACTCCACTTTTTGAGTCATTTTTCTCTTTTATTGTTGCAATCCTTTTATTGCAACTTAGAAAAAAAGAGCTTTCACAGGGTACTTTATTTTTTATATATCTAATTCTCAATGGTGTACCACGGTTTTTTGTGGAATTTATTCGAAGAAATCCCATTGTATTTGGTGGTTTAACTCAGGCACAGTTAATTGCGCTGGGTTTGATTATTGCAGGTATTGCTGGCATTGTGATTGTTAACCACAAAAAGTTGCGGAATGCTTAA